The Methanospirillum lacunae region TTCTGCTTACTCTTTTCAGTTCTTTTGTAATTACAACTTGGGAAATACAGTCTGCCAGAAGTTTCGGAGCCCCGCTTCCCTTATGCCAGGCAATTAATAATCTCCCAGGTGAGGATATGAGTATCCTTTGGGATACTTCATCAGAGACGGATGGATGGGATCAGATGGTATATTTCACCCTCAAGTTCTGGCTAGGGGACAGGGTATCAGAATTGGATCAAAAAACCCAGCCAACCGGAAAGGCATGGCTGGTCACGAAGGCAAAAAAAGGGGAGCCGGTATTAATATCCGGTGATTATCGCGTTATTCCGTATCAGGTTAGGGGAGTTTCTTCCCAAGTACCCTCTTCCTGATTTCAGCAGTAACAAAATTCAGGATAACTTCAGGAGCAAGTGCCCCATCAACAATCACAAATCGCCATGGCTCTGCCCTTGCACGTGAAAGATAATTTTCCTGAACCCGAGCAAGAACATCTGCCTTCTCAAAATGTTCTGCAGATATTCTGTTCTTTGTCCTCCCAAGGGCGGTATCCACTGACAGAACCAGAAGAAATGTGAGATCCGGGATGACCGTCCAGCCATTATGCACAGAATAAAGCCACCCCGCAGGATCAGAAAGACAACCCGAAAGCGAAACTTCCTGGTAGGCAAATCTGCTGTCAATATACCGGTCCGAAATTACTAGTCTTCCTTCTGACAGAGCAGGCCTGACTACTTCACGGAGATGGGCTGCATGATCAGCCACAAAGAGGAGGGCTTCTGCAATCGGATCTGCCTGTTCTGCAATTGCACGCCGTACCTGATCACCAATCCAGGTAGCACCAGGTTCCCGTGTCATCACTGGAAAAAGATCGCTTAGACTGACGGCGAGTGCCTCATGAAGGCTGCTTTTTCCACATCCATCAATTCCTTCGAGTGTAATCAGCACAGGCATCCTTCCCGTATCATAATAAGCGGGATAGCCCCGCTATGAAGAGCAGTCGCAATGATGGCACCATCAAACCCACAACTGGCAAGAAGGGTAAGATCCTCCATACCTGAAACACCACCTCCCCAGAAAAGACGGCCCTGATATGCAACCCTAAAACGTTCAAGGGTTGGGCGATCGAGCCCACGCCTTGTTCCCACACCCCCTATATCAAGAAGGATACACCCGTCAAATGACCAGGATTTTGCAGCATCAAGAATTTGAGCAGGATCTTCTCCACCGGGAACTACAAGCCCTTCTTTCATATCTACCGAGAGAAATCCTCCTCTGAATGCAGAGAGATCAGATCCTACAGTTTCGGTCCCAACGATGTTTTTCACTCCAGGACAGTCCAACATATCGTCAGGAGATCGGCACCCCCGATCGAGATAGAGGGAATCCACCAGTCCTGCCAGATCCGGTATAAGAAGATCATGGTTACCGGCATCAGTGATCCGATCAAGGTCAGCGATGTACAGATACCGCGGTCTAATTTCCTGCAGATAGCGTATCGGTTCGGCAGTTGAGGCAAGAGGGGTCTGAACGGGCCTGTACTCGTCCCGTCTGCCACTCTTTCCATGGACGATTTTGCCACTTTTCAAGTCTGCTGCAAGGATTAGGTCCATATCAAACGTAATCACTATTTAGATACCAGTTGCATAAAATGTATGCAGTTATTAGTCAGCCCGGCCAGCATAGAAGAAGCCAAAATGGCCCTTGCTGCCGATATTGTTGACGTAAAACGCCCTGAGGAGGGATCGCTCGGTGCTTCTTTTCCCTGGATAATCCGGGCAATCAAGGACCTCACCCATAAACCGGTCAGTGCAGCAATAGGCGATTTTGATTATAAACCAGGAGGAGCTGCGCTTACTGCTCTTGGTGCTGCTGCGGCAGGTGCTGATTACATTAAGATAGGCCTGATGTTTGACGGGAAAGAAGAAGCCCGCGAATTGATAAAAGCAGTTGTAAGAGCAGTGAAAGATACCTATCCCGAGAAAACTGTTGTTATTGCTGCATACTCAGACTGGAAACGTCTTGAGACTCTTTCTCCATTCGACCTGGTTCCCATCGCAGCAGATGCAGGAGCAGATGTTTCCATGGTTGATACCGGGATTAAAGATGGAAAAT contains the following coding sequences:
- the tmk gene encoding dTMP kinase; translation: MLITLEGIDGCGKSSLHEALAVSLSDLFPVMTREPGATWIGDQVRRAIAEQADPIAEALLFVADHAAHLREVVRPALSEGRLVISDRYIDSRFAYQEVSLSGCLSDPAGWLYSVHNGWTVIPDLTFLLVLSVDTALGRTKNRISAEHFEKADVLARVQENYLSRARAEPWRFVIVDGALAPEVILNFVTAEIRKRVLGKKLP
- a CDS encoding HisA/HisF-related TIM barrel protein, encoding MDLILAADLKSGKIVHGKSGRRDEYRPVQTPLASTAEPIRYLQEIRPRYLYIADLDRITDAGNHDLLIPDLAGLVDSLYLDRGCRSPDDMLDCPGVKNIVGTETVGSDLSAFRGGFLSVDMKEGLVVPGGEDPAQILDAAKSWSFDGCILLDIGGVGTRRGLDRPTLERFRVAYQGRLFWGGGVSGMEDLTLLASCGFDGAIIATALHSGAIPLIMIREGCLC
- a CDS encoding (5-formylfuran-3-yl)methyl phosphate synthase codes for the protein MQLLVSPASIEEAKMALAADIVDVKRPEEGSLGASFPWIIRAIKDLTHKPVSAAIGDFDYKPGGAALTALGAAAAGADYIKIGLMFDGKEEARELIKAVVRAVKDTYPEKTVVIAAYSDWKRLETLSPFDLVPIAADAGADVSMVDTGIKDGKSTFEFMNEADLTRFTIMNREHGMKTALAGSLKFEDLDTLKRINPDIIGVRGMVCGGDRRSTVREELVMKAVSMVH